One region of Thiomonas intermedia genomic DNA includes:
- the radC gene encoding RadC family protein has product MATRIADLPADARPREKLLARGPHALADAELVAIVLRTGVRGQSAIDLAAALLDRFGGLHGLLSAPADQLRKVKGLGAAKYAEIAAVLELARRTLSEQMAQQPLLDSPAAVRDYLRLWLGSQPMEIFAALFLDSQHQLIAAEELSRGTLAYTSVYPREVVKAALRRNAGALILAHNHPSGVAEPSAADRTLTQTLKSALALVDVRVLDHMVVTRHTVVSFAERGLL; this is encoded by the coding sequence ATGGCCACGCGTATCGCCGATCTCCCTGCTGACGCCCGCCCCCGCGAAAAATTGCTGGCTCGCGGCCCGCATGCCCTCGCGGATGCTGAACTGGTCGCCATCGTGCTGCGAACCGGGGTGCGCGGACAAAGCGCGATCGATCTTGCCGCCGCCCTGCTCGATCGCTTCGGCGGCCTTCACGGCCTGCTCAGCGCGCCCGCCGATCAGCTGCGCAAGGTCAAGGGTCTGGGGGCCGCCAAGTATGCCGAAATCGCCGCCGTCCTGGAGTTGGCCCGGCGTACGTTGAGTGAGCAGATGGCCCAGCAACCGCTGCTCGACTCACCGGCTGCCGTGAGAGACTACCTGCGGCTCTGGCTGGGCTCTCAGCCCATGGAGATCTTTGCCGCGCTGTTTCTCGACAGTCAGCACCAACTGATCGCCGCCGAGGAACTCTCCCGCGGCACGCTGGCCTACACCAGCGTCTATCCCCGCGAAGTCGTGAAAGCCGCTTTGCGCAGGAACGCGGGCGCGCTGATCCTGGCGCACAACCACCCCAGCGGCGTGGCCGAGCCGTCTGCGGCGGACCGCACGTTGACGCAAACCCTGAAATCCGCGCTGGCCCTGGTCGACGTGCGTGTGCTCGATCATATGGTGGTCACCCGACACACCGTGGTCTCGTTTGCTGAACGGGGCCTGTTGTGA
- a CDS encoding group II truncated hemoglobin, with protein MSETIVITPDSAASEKLADTPFQRLGGEEGVRRLVDHFYDLMELEPRFADLRAMHPTHSEQTRDKLYLFLSGWLGGPDLYSARFGHPRLRMRHFPYAIGTKERDDWMACMVQTLNDVVLDLALRRKLHEAFAGTADWMRNKAESDNMPAGNVVHA; from the coding sequence ATGTCAGAAACCATCGTCATCACGCCCGATTCCGCCGCATCTGAAAAACTGGCCGATACACCTTTTCAACGTCTTGGCGGCGAAGAAGGGGTGCGCAGGCTGGTCGATCACTTTTACGACCTGATGGAGCTTGAACCCAGATTCGCCGATCTGCGCGCCATGCATCCCACGCACTCCGAGCAAACGCGCGACAAGCTCTACCTCTTCCTCAGCGGCTGGCTGGGCGGGCCCGATCTGTATTCGGCGCGTTTTGGCCATCCTCGGCTGCGCATGCGGCATTTTCCGTACGCCATCGGCACCAAGGAACGAGACGACTGGATGGCCTGCATGGTGCAGACCCTGAACGACGTGGTGCTCGACTTGGCGCTGCGCCGCAAACTGCACGAGGCCTTCGCCGGCACCGCGGACTGGATGCGCAACAAGGCCGAATCCGACAACATGCCCGCTGGCAATGTGGTGCATGCCTGA
- a CDS encoding FKBP-type peptidyl-prolyl cis-trans isomerase, which produces MPCVQPDSYLTLHYRLSDPGGVDAVNTFGGTPATLTLGQGQLSPALEALLVGLDEDAHRTFDLPPGAAFGARIPGLLRWVSSEGVDRAREYPGPEPQLGDVMRLRLPIRADGEVGLLTALVREIDVEGDAVLLDFNHPLADCPTTFEVQILAVL; this is translated from the coding sequence GTGCCCTGCGTTCAACCCGATTCCTATCTCACGCTGCATTACCGCCTCAGTGACCCAGGCGGTGTGGATGCGGTCAACACCTTTGGCGGCACGCCCGCTACCTTGACACTCGGTCAGGGGCAACTCAGCCCAGCGCTCGAAGCCCTGCTCGTCGGGCTCGACGAGGACGCGCACCGCACGTTCGATCTGCCTCCAGGCGCAGCCTTCGGTGCGCGCATTCCGGGCTTGTTGCGCTGGGTGTCCAGCGAGGGCGTGGATCGTGCGCGGGAGTATCCCGGTCCTGAGCCGCAGCTTGGAGATGTGATGCGCCTTCGCCTGCCCATCCGTGCCGATGGCGAAGTGGGTCTGCTGACCGCACTGGTGCGCGAGATCGATGTCGAGGGCGATGCGGTGCTGCTCGATTTCAACCATCCCCTGGCGGATTGCCCCACGACCTTCGAGGTCCAGATCCTGGCCGTGCTTTGA
- the ispH gene encoding 4-hydroxy-3-methylbut-2-enyl diphosphate reductase, with protein MSHHTDSVAVPEVLLANPRGFCAGVDRAIDIVEHALTRFGAPIYVRHEIVHNTYVVNDLKTKGAVFVEALEDVPQGGTVVFSAHGVSQAVRAQAQALGLQVFDATCPLVTKVHVEVAKMRREGLEIVMIGHAGHPEVEGTMGQADGIHLVQTVDDVGRLAIASGAPLAYVTQTTLSVDDAAEIVATLRARFPQVREPKKQDICYATQNRQDAVKVLSPQVDVVIVVGSPTSSNSNRLREVALRMGRPAYMVDSADDVRAEWLQGARQIGLTAGASAPEALVEQVIARLKGFGAVAVRQLDGVTESVQFPLPRGLLVKAET; from the coding sequence ATGTCGCATCACACCGATTCAGTTGCCGTTCCCGAGGTTTTGCTGGCCAATCCACGCGGATTCTGCGCCGGCGTGGACCGGGCCATCGACATCGTCGAACACGCCTTGACGCGTTTTGGCGCGCCCATCTACGTGCGCCATGAAATCGTGCACAACACCTATGTGGTCAATGACCTGAAAACCAAGGGGGCGGTCTTTGTCGAGGCCCTGGAGGATGTTCCTCAAGGGGGCACGGTCGTGTTCTCCGCCCATGGGGTCTCCCAGGCGGTTCGTGCGCAGGCCCAGGCGCTGGGGCTGCAGGTGTTCGATGCCACTTGCCCGCTGGTGACCAAGGTGCATGTCGAAGTGGCCAAGATGCGGCGCGAGGGGCTGGAGATTGTGATGATTGGGCATGCTGGCCATCCCGAAGTCGAAGGCACGATGGGGCAGGCCGATGGCATCCATCTGGTGCAGACCGTCGATGACGTGGGGCGGCTGGCCATCGCCTCTGGCGCGCCTCTGGCCTATGTCACGCAGACGACGCTCTCCGTGGATGACGCGGCCGAGATCGTGGCCACCTTGCGTGCGCGGTTTCCCCAGGTGCGTGAACCGAAAAAACAAGACATCTGTTACGCCACGCAGAACCGGCAGGACGCCGTCAAGGTGCTCTCGCCGCAGGTCGATGTCGTCATCGTGGTGGGCAGCCCCACCAGCTCAAATTCCAACCGGCTGCGCGAGGTCGCCCTGCGCATGGGCAGGCCCGCCTACATGGTCGATAGCGCCGACGACGTGCGGGCAGAATGGCTGCAGGGTGCTCGCCAGATCGGCCTGACCGCGGGCGCATCGGCCCCGGAAGCCCTGGTCGAACAGGTCATTGCCAGACTCAAGGGATTCGGCGCGGTGGCTGTTCGCCAACTCGACGGCGTGACCGAGTCGGTGCAATTTCCTTTGCCACGTGGACTTCTGGTCAAGGCCGAGACCTGA
- a CDS encoding Smr/MutS family protein has protein sequence MFRSAAAGARPLAQPTPPLPPGLLPRPPRAIPRQSLLDEQAVLTEAMSDELDLDHLLETDDTLSWRRSGVGSDTLRKLRRGHWTIQSEIDLHGLRRDEAREALGRFLRSALQREWRCVRVIHGKGLSSPLREPVLKHKVRSWLMQRDEVMAYVQARPSDGGAGALVLLLRSARRTERG, from the coding sequence ATGTTCCGTTCGGCCGCCGCTGGGGCGCGGCCCCTGGCCCAACCTACGCCCCCCTTGCCGCCTGGTTTGCTGCCGCGCCCGCCTCGCGCCATTCCCCGCCAATCGCTGCTTGACGAACAGGCCGTTCTCACCGAAGCCATGTCCGACGAGCTCGACCTGGATCACCTGCTGGAAACCGATGACACGCTGTCGTGGCGTCGTTCAGGCGTCGGCTCGGACACCTTGCGCAAGCTGCGGCGCGGTCACTGGACCATTCAGAGTGAAATCGATCTGCACGGCCTGCGGCGTGACGAGGCGCGCGAGGCGCTGGGGCGTTTCTTGCGATCAGCCTTGCAGCGCGAATGGCGCTGCGTACGGGTGATTCACGGCAAAGGCTTGAGTTCGCCGCTGCGTGAACCCGTCCTCAAACACAAAGTGCGAAGCTGGCTGATGCAACGCGATGAGGTCATGGCCTATGTGCAGGCCCGCCCCAGCGATGGCGGCGCCGGGGCGCTTGTGCTGTTGCTGCGCTCGGCACGCCGCACCGAGCGCGGCTGA
- a CDS encoding class I SAM-dependent methyltransferase, producing MSAAIRDLVIAHYQPADGAAALVQRIGRLLDELDGGAFSGAQLAALDQFHIGGLVATAELARCLAPTPQTQVMDAGSGLGGPSRYLAETHGCQVVGVDLTPAFVELAHRLALRSEAAGLLKYVVGDVCDLPMEDGRFDLVWTQHVLMNVLDRERAYAEFHRVLKPGGRLACYDVVWADHKPAIEFPVPWASDPDASHLLTHAETSAALDRAGFDLLQWEDVTALALSGFSQPAATQGPTLAAVMGPRMQMMLANLARNLREGRVRVAMSVHARRAS from the coding sequence ATGAGCGCCGCTATTCGAGACCTCGTGATCGCGCACTACCAGCCTGCCGACGGCGCCGCAGCGTTGGTCCAGCGCATCGGTCGCCTGCTCGATGAGTTGGACGGGGGAGCATTCTCGGGGGCACAACTTGCGGCTCTGGATCAATTCCACATCGGTGGCCTGGTGGCCACTGCCGAACTTGCTCGTTGTCTGGCGCCAACGCCCCAGACGCAGGTGATGGATGCTGGCTCTGGCTTGGGCGGGCCTTCGCGCTATCTGGCTGAAACCCATGGCTGCCAGGTGGTGGGCGTTGACCTGACGCCTGCCTTTGTCGAGCTTGCACACCGTCTGGCCCTGCGCAGCGAGGCGGCAGGTTTGCTGAAGTACGTCGTCGGGGATGTCTGCGATCTGCCCATGGAAGACGGTCGATTCGACCTGGTGTGGACGCAACATGTACTGATGAACGTGCTAGACCGTGAGCGGGCTTACGCCGAGTTCCATCGTGTGCTGAAGCCCGGCGGTCGTCTGGCTTGCTACGACGTGGTGTGGGCAGACCACAAGCCCGCCATCGAGTTCCCTGTTCCGTGGGCCTCGGATCCTGACGCCAGCCACTTGCTGACGCATGCCGAGACTTCAGCAGCACTGGACCGGGCGGGCTTCGATCTGCTTCAGTGGGAAGACGTCACTGCGCTTGCATTGAGCGGGTTTAGCCAGCCCGCCGCGACCCAAGGGCCGACTTTGGCGGCGGTGATGGGCCCACGCATGCAGATGATGCTCGCGAACCTCGCGCGCAACTTGCGCGAGGGCCGTGTGCGTGTGGCGATGTCGGTTCATGCACGGCGGGCATCATGA
- a CDS encoding methyltransferase family protein, with product MIDRLEARVPPPLVMVATALLMWGAARWSPLFVLPQPERWALPTLLAILAIGVAGAGVLGFRRSATTIDPTNPAAASTLVTGGIYRYARNPMYLGLAGLLLSWALFLRAWWALPFPIAFVLYITVLQIIPEERALRAKFGADFTRYEAKVRRWL from the coding sequence ATGATCGATAGGCTTGAAGCGCGCGTGCCACCGCCGCTGGTGATGGTGGCAACGGCCCTCTTGATGTGGGGTGCTGCGCGGTGGTCGCCGCTGTTTGTTCTGCCCCAACCAGAGCGCTGGGCCTTGCCAACCTTGCTGGCCATCCTTGCCATTGGGGTGGCTGGTGCGGGCGTGCTGGGCTTCAGGCGGTCGGCGACGACGATCGATCCGACGAATCCGGCAGCCGCCTCGACCTTGGTTACCGGTGGCATCTATCGCTACGCGCGGAACCCAATGTACCTGGGGCTCGCGGGCTTGCTGCTGAGTTGGGCGCTGTTTCTGCGCGCTTGGTGGGCACTGCCCTTTCCAATCGCTTTTGTCCTTTACATCACGGTGCTGCAGATCATTCCGGAGGAGCGTGCACTTCGCGCGAAGTTCGGTGCGGACTTCACCCGGTATGAGGCCAAAGTCCGCCGCTGGCTGTAG
- a CDS encoding ABC transporter permease, with product MFSLVLAVAALSAVGFVAQRLHGALVRDAAQLIGGDVVIVSDHPLDPLYLRQAEARGLRHMQTAVFPSMALDVTGDRTRLVSVKAVGSHYPLIAQVVLRQGLQAPEMSRAGPPTAGTVWVNAGVLGALGLKVGDLLQLGNARLRISDVLVREPDTGAGFINFAPRVMMNQLDLPSTGLIQPASRVTYRLAVSGSAQAASAFGGWAESRIRLTKARGMRVETVADSGPAQEQTLKRASDFLHLVALITALMAAVAVAQSARDFARRRLQSCAVLKALGMRQGVLLRRHAGEFLWLGGFAVVMGVLLGLLAQTAMIGLLHGLIAVQVRELPAPGWTPALFAAGTGMVLLLAFGLPSILQLARVAPMAVLRRDLGRLQSAPAITVLAGVAAFGVLLWLQAGDLRLGLIAAGGFIGLTTGFAVVAWLMLRGLKRWVRGRGTSAQTTGGLLHMAARQLSTRPWGAVIQITALSLGLLALMLLVLMRTSLIDAWRASIPPNAPDRFVINIQPEQAPSFRAALRRDGVAQEDWYPMLRGRLVAINGRPVFGRDYGNTRARELVDREFNLSSSTILPKANTLVAGNWLDTAGPHAKGLSVEQGIATTLGFKLGDSLTFDIAGQRVTAPITSVRHVDWSSMHANFFVLLPQSMLKDQPVTYLAAYRAPGDAQRMDDQLVRQFPNLTVVDVGSLLAHLRHLIEQVITAVQFLFLFALAAGLAVLAASLALSRQDRVREMAVWRALGASSQLLRRMALVEMVWVGALAGLLGAAGAAGISAALAHWVFRFPWQPPWLLWPAAMLAAALLAMLAGWWSLRDVLRRAPGQSLRALS from the coding sequence ATGTTCTCGCTGGTTCTGGCCGTCGCGGCGTTGTCAGCGGTGGGCTTCGTGGCACAGCGGCTGCATGGAGCATTGGTTCGCGATGCGGCGCAGTTGATCGGTGGTGATGTGGTGATCGTGAGTGACCATCCGCTCGATCCTCTCTATTTGCGGCAGGCCGAGGCGCGGGGCCTGCGACACATGCAGACGGCGGTCTTTCCGAGCATGGCGCTGGACGTGACCGGTGATCGCACCCGTCTGGTATCGGTCAAGGCCGTTGGCTCGCATTACCCGCTGATCGCACAGGTCGTGCTGCGACAAGGATTGCAGGCGCCTGAAATGTCCCGCGCGGGGCCGCCCACGGCGGGGACGGTCTGGGTGAATGCCGGCGTGCTCGGTGCGCTAGGGCTCAAGGTTGGCGATCTGTTGCAGTTGGGCAATGCCCGTCTCCGCATCTCAGACGTACTGGTGCGGGAGCCCGATACGGGGGCGGGTTTCATCAATTTTGCGCCGCGAGTGATGATGAATCAGCTTGACCTGCCATCGACCGGCCTCATCCAGCCGGCCAGTCGGGTGACTTATCGACTCGCGGTATCTGGGTCTGCTCAGGCGGCTTCGGCTTTCGGCGGCTGGGCCGAGTCACGGATCAGGCTGACGAAGGCCCGCGGCATGCGCGTGGAAACGGTGGCGGACAGCGGCCCGGCCCAGGAGCAGACGCTTAAGCGAGCCTCCGATTTTCTGCATCTGGTCGCGCTGATCACGGCGCTGATGGCTGCTGTGGCGGTGGCTCAGTCTGCTCGGGATTTTGCCCGCCGGCGTCTGCAGTCCTGTGCGGTCCTCAAGGCGCTAGGCATGCGCCAGGGCGTCTTGTTACGCCGTCATGCGGGTGAGTTTCTCTGGTTGGGTGGTTTCGCCGTCGTCATGGGCGTTCTGCTGGGGCTTCTGGCGCAGACCGCGATGATTGGCCTGCTGCATGGGCTGATTGCAGTCCAGGTGCGCGAATTGCCTGCGCCGGGCTGGACTCCGGCACTCTTTGCTGCAGGGACCGGCATGGTGTTGCTGTTGGCGTTCGGGCTGCCATCGATTTTGCAGCTGGCGCGCGTGGCACCCATGGCGGTGCTGCGTCGCGATCTGGGGCGTCTGCAGTCCGCACCGGCGATCACGGTGTTGGCGGGCGTTGCGGCTTTTGGCGTTTTGTTGTGGTTGCAGGCCGGGGATCTGCGCCTGGGTCTCATTGCAGCCGGGGGTTTTATCGGACTGACCACAGGCTTTGCTGTCGTGGCCTGGCTGATGTTGCGGGGCCTGAAGCGTTGGGTTCGCGGCCGCGGTACTTCGGCTCAGACGACGGGGGGGCTATTGCACATGGCAGCTCGGCAGTTGTCGACGAGACCGTGGGGGGCGGTGATCCAGATCACCGCCTTGAGCCTCGGCCTGCTCGCGCTGATGTTGCTGGTGTTGATGCGTACGAGTCTGATCGATGCCTGGCGAGCGTCCATTCCACCGAATGCGCCCGATCGTTTTGTCATCAACATCCAGCCGGAGCAGGCGCCCTCTTTTCGGGCGGCTTTGCGTCGTGATGGCGTGGCGCAGGAGGATTGGTATCCGATGTTGCGCGGCCGCCTGGTGGCCATCAATGGCCGCCCCGTGTTCGGACGCGACTACGGCAACACGCGCGCACGCGAACTGGTGGATCGGGAGTTCAACCTCTCGTCCAGCACCATCCTGCCCAAGGCCAACACGCTGGTCGCCGGTAACTGGCTCGACACGGCTGGGCCTCACGCCAAGGGCTTGTCGGTGGAGCAGGGCATTGCGACGACCCTGGGGTTCAAGCTCGGAGACAGTCTGACGTTCGATATTGCCGGGCAGCGGGTGACAGCGCCCATCACCAGCGTGCGGCATGTGGATTGGAGTTCGATGCACGCCAATTTCTTCGTGCTTCTGCCGCAGTCCATGCTCAAAGACCAACCGGTGACTTACCTTGCGGCCTACCGCGCGCCCGGCGATGCGCAACGCATGGATGATCAGTTGGTACGGCAGTTCCCCAACCTCACCGTCGTTGATGTGGGCAGTTTGCTGGCGCATTTGCGCCATCTGATCGAGCAGGTCATCACCGCCGTCCAGTTCCTCTTTCTGTTTGCCCTGGCGGCCGGTTTGGCCGTCCTTGCCGCCTCGCTGGCGCTGTCGCGGCAGGATCGGGTACGGGAGATGGCGGTGTGGCGTGCGCTGGGGGCCTCGTCACAGCTGCTGCGGCGCATGGCCTTGGTCGAGATGGTGTGGGTGGGAGCCCTCGCAGGTTTGTTGGGCGCGGCAGGGGCTGCGGGCATCAGTGCGGCACTGGCGCATTGGGTGTTTCGTTTCCCGTGGCAGCCGCCTTGGTTGCTGTGGCCCGCGGCCATGCTGGCCGCCGCGCTATTGGCGATGTTGGCGGGTTGGTGGAGCCTGCGCGATGTGTTGCGCAGAGCGCCTGGGCAGAGCCTGCGCGCGTTGAGCTGA